From Nitrospirota bacterium, the proteins below share one genomic window:
- the bioB gene encoding biotin synthase BioB, with product MTNIIAHIGENVLLNKGITRDEALSILNLEYKYLPHLMSWTDRVRQTFNGNTVNICSVINARSGGCPEDCSFCSQSVYSSADITSYPLLPIDTVIEGARTAKANGATKFCLATSGNGIGSKKELDKICEFISRITNEVGINVCATLGSMTKDEMTALKSAGLARFHHNLETAEAFFPEVCTTHTYKDRIEQVRLAKNLGLSICSGGIFGIGETIEHRVDLALAIRELDVDSVPINFLMPIQGNPISNEKSMSGVLPKDDKNPPLFSRGGMGGSFSNGKNITPWDALRIIALFRFVMPDKEIRICGGRTTALRELHPFIFSCGANGMMIGNYLTNGGREPGKDLQMLSDLGLKIETLTSVI from the coding sequence ATGACAAACATTATCGCCCATATTGGAGAGAATGTCTTATTAAATAAGGGGATCACACGTGATGAGGCTTTAAGCATCCTCAACCTTGAATATAAATATCTGCCGCACCTCATGTCATGGACTGACCGAGTCCGTCAAACTTTTAACGGAAATACGGTAAACATCTGCTCTGTAATCAATGCCCGATCAGGAGGATGTCCAGAAGACTGTTCCTTTTGTTCACAGTCTGTATATTCCTCTGCTGATATAACTTCATATCCCCTCCTTCCAATTGACACGGTTATAGAAGGGGCACGGACGGCTAAGGCAAATGGTGCAACAAAATTCTGTCTGGCAACAAGCGGAAACGGTATAGGCAGTAAAAAAGAACTTGATAAGATATGTGAATTTATATCACGGATAACTAATGAAGTCGGCATCAATGTCTGTGCTACCCTCGGCAGTATGACTAAGGATGAGATGACTGCACTGAAATCAGCCGGATTAGCAAGATTTCATCATAACCTTGAGACAGCAGAGGCATTCTTCCCGGAGGTATGCACAACCCATACTTATAAGGACAGGATAGAACAGGTCCGGCTTGCAAAGAACCTCGGGCTTTCAATATGCAGCGGAGGGATATTTGGCATCGGGGAGACGATTGAACACAGGGTTGACCTTGCCCTTGCAATCAGGGAACTGGATGTTGACTCAGTGCCGATAAATTTCCTTATGCCAATTCAAGGAAATCCTATATCTAATGAAAAATCCATGAGCGGGGTGCTCCCAAAGGATGATAAAAATCCCCCTCTTTTTTCAAGGGGGGGCATGGGGGGGTCATTTTCGAATGGCAAGAACATCACTCCTTGGGACGCACTCAGAATAATCGCACTCTTCAGATTCGTAATGCCTGATAAGGAAATCAGGATATGCGGAGGAAGGACTACTGCCCTGCGTGAACTCCATCCATTTATATTTTCATGCGGCGCAAATGGGATGATGATCGGTAATTACCTTACAAATGGCGGAAGGGAACCGGGCAAAGACCTTCAAATGCTCAGTGATTTAGGTCTTAAGATTGAGACACTCACATCAGTTATATAG